A stretch of the bacterium genome encodes the following:
- a CDS encoding polyribonucleotide nucleotidyltransferase — MNKVKKEIKKEISWGGRTLSFDTGKIANQADRAIIARYGDTVLLATVVASTPKEDLGYFPLSVDYEERLYAAGRISGSRFVKREGRPTEDAILNGRLVDRSIRPLFPKDYFDEVQVILTILSYDQENDPDIVALIAASAALHSSHVPWAGPVSAAKVGYKDGEFILNPTKTDLETSELELTVSFNKDKVVMIEAGAREVPEDVMIKAIEFARKNAAPVLKFIEEFTSEMGQIKKEYEPKKIDETIKKEIVEKIKSGFKEKLFNPERAAREESALEFKEELFAEFEERISKDEISEIFEETVKKMVREAIIKDQKRPDGRELTEVRKITTEVSLLPRTHGSGLFTRGDTQVLTVATLASTSLEQIIDGMEGEDTKRFMHHYTFPPFSTGEVRRVGSPGRREIGHGALAEKALKPVIPAEDKFPYTIRLVSEVMSSSGSTSMGATCGSTLALMDAGVPISAPVSGVAMGLVTEGEKYKVLTDIQALEDFYGDMDFKIAGSEKGITAIQLDVKIDGLSQKMVEETFAAAKEGRAFILSKMLSTIPETRSDLSKYAPRVTVMHIPPKKIGEVIGSGGKTINKIIDETGVAIDIEDDGTVMISGSDPAAAEKAKTWIEGLTHEPKPGEEYDGMVKKVMEFGAFVEIMPGKEGLVHISKIAPYRVEDIHKEVKVGDSMKVRVTEIDSQGRLNLAKKF; from the coding sequence ATGAATAAAGTAAAAAAAGAAATCAAGAAAGAAATTTCTTGGGGTGGACGGACTTTGTCGTTTGATACCGGCAAAATCGCCAATCAAGCCGATCGGGCCATTATCGCTCGCTATGGAGACACTGTTCTACTGGCAACAGTAGTTGCCTCTACTCCAAAGGAGGATTTGGGTTATTTTCCACTGTCAGTTGATTATGAAGAAAGGCTCTATGCTGCCGGGCGAATTTCTGGTTCTCGTTTTGTTAAACGGGAAGGTAGACCTACGGAAGACGCAATTCTCAACGGACGTCTCGTGGACCGCTCGATTCGACCGCTTTTCCCCAAGGACTATTTTGACGAAGTTCAAGTCATCTTGACGATTCTTTCTTACGACCAAGAAAACGATCCTGATATTGTCGCCTTGATCGCCGCTTCAGCAGCTTTGCATAGCTCGCACGTGCCCTGGGCCGGACCGGTTTCGGCCGCCAAAGTTGGTTACAAAGACGGGGAATTTATCCTCAACCCAACCAAAACCGATTTGGAAACTTCTGAGCTCGAGCTGACGGTCTCTTTCAACAAAGATAAAGTCGTCATGATTGAGGCGGGAGCCAGAGAGGTTCCTGAAGACGTTATGATCAAAGCCATTGAGTTTGCCCGTAAAAACGCTGCTCCAGTGCTGAAATTTATCGAAGAGTTTACTTCCGAGATGGGGCAAATCAAGAAAGAATACGAGCCAAAGAAAATTGACGAAACAATCAAAAAAGAAATTGTAGAAAAAATTAAATCGGGGTTCAAAGAGAAGCTATTCAACCCAGAAAGAGCTGCTAGAGAAGAATCGGCTCTAGAATTTAAAGAAGAGCTGTTTGCAGAGTTTGAGGAAAGAATCTCCAAAGACGAAATAAGCGAAATTTTTGAAGAGACCGTCAAAAAAATGGTTCGAGAAGCAATCATCAAAGATCAAAAAAGACCGGATGGTAGAGAATTGACTGAAGTTCGCAAAATCACTACTGAGGTAAGTCTTCTGCCTCGAACTCATGGATCAGGGCTCTTTACCCGTGGAGACACTCAAGTTCTTACCGTGGCAACACTGGCGTCTACATCTCTAGAACAAATAATTGATGGTATGGAGGGTGAAGATACAAAACGTTTTATGCACCACTACACTTTTCCTCCTTTCTCAACCGGAGAGGTACGTCGGGTTGGCTCCCCAGGTCGGCGTGAAATTGGTCACGGAGCTTTGGCAGAGAAGGCTCTCAAGCCAGTAATTCCGGCAGAAGATAAGTTTCCCTATACAATACGGCTGGTCTCCGAAGTGATGTCTTCTTCTGGATCAACTTCAATGGGAGCGACTTGTGGATCAACTCTAGCCCTGATGGATGCCGGAGTACCAATTTCCGCTCCCGTTTCGGGAGTAGCTATGGGATTGGTTACCGAGGGAGAAAAGTACAAAGTCTTGACTGATATCCAAGCCCTTGAGGATTTTTACGGAGATATGGATTTCAAAATCGCTGGTAGTGAGAAGGGAATTACCGCGATTCAACTCGACGTCAAGATCGATGGTTTGAGCCAAAAAATGGTTGAAGAAACCTTTGCTGCTGCCAAAGAAGGACGCGCCTTTATTCTCAGTAAGATGCTCTCCACAATTCCCGAAACTCGCTCCGATCTGTCAAAATACGCTCCACGAGTGACCGTCATGCACATTCCACCCAAGAAAATCGGTGAGGTCATTGGTAGTGGTGGAAAAACAATCAACAAGATCATTGACGAAACTGGGGTTGCTATTGACATTGAGGATGACGGAACAGTGATGATTTCCGGTTCTGACCCCGCCGCCGCTGAGAAGGCGAAGACCTGGATTGAAGGTCTGACTCATGAGCCAAAGCCAGGCGAAGAATACGACGGAATGGTCAAAAAAGTGATGGAGTTTGGGGCTTTTGTTGAGATCATGCCCGGCAAGGAAGGTCTGGTACATATCTCCAAGATAGCTCCTTACCGAGTTGAAGACATTCACAAAGAGGTCAAGGTGGGAGATTCGATGAAAGTCCGAGTGACGGAAATCGATAGTCAAGGTCGTCTAAACTTAGCAAAGAAGTTCTAG
- the rpsO gene encoding 30S ribosomal protein S15 — protein MALEKDEKQKILQDFAQHQGDTGSPEVQIALLSERIKRLTEHLKEHKQDVHSRRGLLQMVNKRRRILVYLTRKDPDRYKSIVSKLGLSK, from the coding sequence ATGGCATTAGAGAAAGACGAAAAACAAAAGATTTTGCAGGATTTTGCCCAGCATCAAGGGGACACTGGTTCACCAGAGGTCCAAATTGCTTTGCTTTCTGAAAGAATCAAACGCTTGACTGAACATTTGAAAGAGCACAAACAAGATGTTCACTCTCGACGTGGTTTGCTGCAAATGGTCAATAAACGACGTCGAATCTTGGTTTATTTGACCAGAAAAGACCCAGATCGCTACAAGTCGATTGTTTCAAAACTGGGTTTAAGTAAGTAG
- the infB gene encoding translation initiation factor IF-2 yields the protein MAKAKTNAKIQTRPPVVAVMGHVDHGKTTLLDYIRKARVASSEHGGITQHIGAYQAEVNGRIITFIDTPGHAAFSAMRSRGAAVTDLVVLVVAADDGVMPQTKESISHIKAANVPMVVAINKMDAPGANVERVKKGLAAEGVLVEGYGGDVVAVPISAKSGEGVKELLEMILLVSDLAELKDTSQANFEGVVIDSSLDKYRGAVATILVKKGSLKVGDQVVSNSASGRIKALITSNGERVSQAVGSMPVGILGLTAVPAVGEVFTLGKGKVGEEKKQQERDDIFVPKVKEVRLLLKADTAGSLEAINAAIESIEVSEGKVNVVHKETGEVTESDILLAASTKSIIIAFNAPVSKTVASLAAEDKVLIRSYNLIYELLDELKEGVDALLNVKKEEVVGKAEVVAIFKADAARVAGCKVSEGQLSKGDKVNITRGERNLGTAKIKTMKHLQEDINSASVGDEFGMTLEGKADFAVGDIIEAVR from the coding sequence ATGGCAAAAGCAAAAACAAATGCTAAAATTCAAACCCGTCCCCCAGTGGTCGCTGTCATGGGGCACGTTGACCACGGTAAAACTACGTTACTAGACTACATTCGCAAAGCCCGTGTTGCTTCTTCAGAGCATGGAGGCATCACTCAGCACATCGGCGCTTATCAAGCAGAAGTAAACGGCAGAATAATCACTTTCATTGATACTCCGGGACACGCGGCTTTTTCCGCCATGCGTTCCCGAGGAGCTGCCGTTACCGACCTTGTAGTTCTTGTTGTTGCTGCTGACGATGGGGTCATGCCGCAAACCAAAGAATCAATCAGTCATATCAAAGCTGCCAACGTTCCCATGGTAGTGGCCATCAACAAAATGGACGCTCCCGGAGCCAATGTAGAACGAGTGAAAAAAGGCTTAGCAGCCGAAGGCGTCTTGGTTGAAGGTTATGGTGGAGACGTGGTAGCCGTGCCGATCTCTGCCAAAAGCGGCGAGGGGGTCAAAGAACTTCTTGAAATGATTCTTTTGGTGAGCGATTTAGCAGAGTTGAAAGATACTTCCCAAGCAAATTTTGAGGGTGTCGTCATCGACTCCAGCTTGGATAAATATCGCGGAGCGGTAGCAACAATTTTGGTAAAAAAAGGATCACTAAAAGTCGGGGACCAGGTTGTCAGTAATAGTGCCAGTGGACGTATCAAGGCTTTGATTACTTCTAACGGAGAACGAGTTAGCCAAGCCGTGGGCTCAATGCCGGTAGGCATTTTGGGTTTGACTGCCGTCCCGGCGGTTGGGGAAGTTTTTACCCTGGGAAAAGGCAAAGTGGGTGAAGAAAAGAAACAACAAGAAAGAGACGATATCTTTGTTCCAAAAGTAAAAGAAGTTCGCCTCCTTCTCAAAGCTGACACAGCCGGGTCGTTGGAAGCGATCAACGCTGCAATTGAAAGTATTGAGGTTTCTGAAGGTAAAGTAAATGTGGTCCACAAAGAAACCGGGGAAGTGACTGAGTCAGATATTTTGCTTGCTGCCTCAACCAAGTCGATCATCATTGCTTTTAACGCTCCGGTTTCAAAAACGGTCGCGAGTTTAGCTGCGGAAGACAAGGTCCTGATCCGAAGCTACAATCTTATTTACGAATTGCTTGACGAACTCAAAGAAGGGGTTGATGCTTTGCTCAACGTCAAAAAAGAAGAGGTAGTCGGTAAAGCTGAGGTTGTCGCTATTTTCAAAGCCGATGCGGCCCGAGTTGCTGGTTGTAAGGTTAGCGAAGGCCAGCTGAGTAAAGGAGACAAAGTAAATATTACGCGCGGGGAAAGAAATCTCGGTACTGCGAAAATCAAAACGATGAAACATTTGCAAGAAGACATCAATTCAGCCTCTGTTGGTGATGAATTTGGCATGACTCTGGAAGGAAAAGCTGATTTTGCAGTCGGTGATATAATTGAAGCTGTTCGTTGA
- the nusA gene encoding transcription termination factor NusA codes for MALRTEFAAALNQAAAERGIDPAEVVSIIKEAIKAAYRKDYGGEVEELDADIDPTSGEAKVYKDGKDVTPEGFGRIAAQTAKQVLLQRIREAEKGAIFSEYEKRVGTITNGMIQRLEGPNVVVDLGKTEAIMPGVEKIPGEEYRLNQRLKFYIVGIKESSRGQDIIVSRSSKGLVEGLFKLEVPEIGSNIVEIKAISREAGARSKVAVSSRQAGVDPVGSCVGQKGVRVQAVIAELGNEKIDVIAYSDDPAKFVAAALSPATVDKVSVATEEKTAHVEVPEDQLSLAIGKDGQNVRLAAKLTGWRIDIKGAGLTSFEDEEEKKPEKKETKKKTTKAKKGKKETKAKPAKKTRKKTTKKSSK; via the coding sequence ATGGCTCTACGAACAGAATTTGCAGCTGCTCTCAACCAAGCCGCCGCTGAGCGCGGGATAGATCCGGCTGAGGTTGTTTCTATCATCAAGGAAGCAATCAAAGCTGCCTACCGAAAAGATTATGGTGGGGAAGTTGAGGAGCTTGATGCTGATATTGACCCGACGAGTGGAGAAGCCAAAGTCTATAAAGACGGTAAGGATGTCACTCCGGAAGGCTTTGGTCGAATTGCTGCACAAACAGCCAAACAAGTTCTTCTGCAACGAATACGAGAAGCGGAAAAGGGAGCAATTTTCTCCGAATATGAAAAAAGAGTTGGTACTATCACCAACGGCATGATCCAAAGGTTGGAAGGGCCAAATGTGGTGGTAGATTTGGGGAAAACCGAAGCTATCATGCCCGGAGTCGAAAAAATTCCCGGAGAGGAGTACCGCCTCAACCAAAGATTAAAATTCTATATCGTTGGAATCAAGGAATCTTCACGAGGTCAGGATATCATCGTCTCGCGCTCGAGCAAAGGATTAGTTGAGGGCCTTTTTAAACTTGAAGTTCCGGAAATCGGTTCGAATATTGTAGAAATCAAAGCCATCTCCCGTGAGGCCGGTGCCCGCAGCAAGGTCGCAGTTTCTTCTCGTCAAGCCGGCGTTGACCCGGTTGGTAGCTGTGTCGGACAAAAAGGTGTTCGGGTGCAAGCAGTCATTGCTGAGTTGGGAAATGAAAAAATAGACGTAATTGCCTATAGCGATGACCCAGCAAAATTTGTCGCCGCCGCGCTTTCTCCAGCAACGGTCGACAAAGTTAGTGTTGCTACTGAGGAAAAAACGGCTCACGTGGAGGTTCCTGAAGACCAGCTTTCTCTCGCGATTGGAAAAGATGGCCAAAACGTCCGTCTGGCGGCCAAACTCACTGGCTGGAGAATTGATATCAAGGGAGCTGGGCTTACCAGCTTCGAAGATGAAGAAGAGAAAAAACCTGAGAAAAAGGAAACGAAAAAGAAAACAACCAAAGCAAAGAAAGGGAAGAAAGAGACGAAGGCAAAACCTGCCAAAAAGACTAGAAAGAAAACAACCAAGAAAAGTTCGAAATGA
- a CDS encoding Ig-like domain-containing protein, with product MKLRFDKNNPTHILSIFAIAFILLAIPLTVILSLQSEEKARQSVSAATIYTVEDLIADMEGTTQGTFCSGFEGWDWPHRGDGLPSSDEAPATDKLTGWGTAQWASCGVSASGIRLQLQNFRMHGWNGSSWVQYGGQIGEWCATTDLDTYSNMGSCSNSGTAANPDWAMPTGKRAIHWGTYHQNTIGGTRCMVVYYEAKSVGSTPIMFNIGADNVTPGGGIQGRQFVSRYKLINSSTWTPMAGSNCSATTLKNNPPPGFTTSISDTQAPTVTLTSPTNSQSFTSTTIPLAATATDAVGVTKVEFFVDGAKVGEDASSPYSYNWTGTNGGHTAYATAFDAANNKGTSATNSFTISTTTTDTTPPSVSLTSPTNGSTLSSTSVSLAATASDTGGAISKVEFYGDGVLRNTDTSSPYSYTWVTTTGSHAAYAKAFDSASPTPNSKVSTTVSFTVTLPPVIDSDGDSFNDSVELQIGTFPDRSCGIDAWPPDFNNDNILSSGDLLMLAFRVPSKAGDSKYSKRFDLNTDGSLDSKDQDIVSDWFVKAKYCKGAISGWIQTDIGGGLAGSSTLSGGIYTLKGSGNDIWNTADSFRALYSGRSRDQVFTARVTSQTNTNEWAKAGVMMRESTAQGAKNVFVAVTPGHGIAFQYRNSTNASAVYVNPNTSCSFPNCWLRLKRTVNTYTAYKSSNGVSWTQVGSVSFPMNNTVYDTLAVTAHDATKLSTATFDKVTKVSP from the coding sequence ATGAAACTTCGTTTTGACAAGAATAACCCAACTCATATCCTCTCAATTTTTGCGATTGCGTTTATCCTGCTCGCCATACCGTTGACAGTCATACTTTCCCTGCAAAGTGAAGAGAAGGCAAGACAATCAGTTAGCGCTGCCACAATTTACACTGTCGAAGATTTGATTGCTGATATGGAGGGAACAACCCAAGGAACTTTTTGTAGTGGTTTTGAAGGTTGGGACTGGCCTCACCGTGGTGACGGTTTGCCGTCTAGCGATGAAGCTCCCGCAACCGATAAACTAACTGGTTGGGGTACGGCTCAATGGGCTTCTTGTGGGGTTAGTGCATCTGGTATCCGCTTGCAGCTCCAGAATTTCCGTATGCATGGTTGGAACGGTTCGAGCTGGGTGCAGTATGGCGGTCAGATTGGCGAGTGGTGTGCTACAACGGACCTAGATACCTACAGTAATATGGGATCTTGCTCAAATAGCGGCACTGCTGCCAATCCTGACTGGGCTATGCCGACGGGAAAGCGGGCAATTCACTGGGGAACATATCATCAGAATACTATAGGCGGGACTCGCTGTATGGTAGTCTACTACGAAGCTAAATCAGTTGGTTCAACTCCAATCATGTTTAATATAGGGGCCGATAATGTTACTCCTGGTGGTGGTATTCAAGGGAGACAATTTGTATCACGCTACAAACTAATTAACAGTTCCACCTGGACTCCTATGGCCGGTAGTAACTGTAGCGCGACGACTCTGAAAAACAACCCCCCACCAGGGTTTACTACCAGTATAAGTGACACTCAGGCACCAACAGTTACTTTGACCTCACCTACAAACAGCCAGAGCTTCACTTCTACCACGATACCTTTAGCAGCTACAGCTACCGATGCTGTCGGAGTTACAAAAGTTGAGTTCTTTGTTGATGGGGCAAAAGTTGGGGAAGATGCTTCCTCTCCATATTCTTACAACTGGACTGGAACTAATGGAGGCCACACCGCTTACGCAACGGCTTTTGATGCAGCCAACAACAAAGGAACTTCGGCCACAAACTCATTTACTATTAGTACGACTACGACTGATACGACACCACCGAGTGTGAGTTTGACTTCCCCAACCAACGGCTCAACCCTTTCTAGCACAAGCGTTTCTCTAGCTGCAACGGCTAGTGATACGGGAGGTGCAATTTCCAAGGTTGAGTTCTACGGAGACGGAGTGTTGAGAAACACGGATACAAGTTCTCCCTACAGTTACACTTGGGTCACAACTACTGGTTCCCACGCAGCCTATGCTAAAGCCTTTGATTCAGCTAGCCCAACCCCAAATTCGAAAGTTTCAACTACAGTTTCTTTCACAGTTACGTTACCGCCAGTAATTGATAGCGATGGAGACTCTTTTAATGATAGTGTCGAATTGCAGATTGGAACCTTTCCGGATAGAAGCTGTGGAATTGATGCTTGGCCACCTGACTTCAACAACGACAATATTTTAAGTTCCGGTGATCTATTAATGTTGGCGTTTCGGGTGCCGTCAAAGGCGGGAGACTCCAAATACTCAAAGCGTTTTGATCTAAATACAGATGGGAGTTTGGACTCTAAGGATCAAGATATTGTCTCAGATTGGTTTGTCAAGGCAAAGTACTGTAAAGGAGCAATTTCAGGCTGGATTCAAACCGATATTGGTGGTGGTTTGGCTGGATCTTCAACTCTTTCCGGTGGGATTTATACCCTGAAAGGTTCGGGTAATGATATTTGGAATACAGCCGATTCCTTCCGAGCTCTTTATTCAGGCAGATCCCGCGACCAGGTCTTTACTGCTCGTGTTACTTCTCAAACGAACACGAATGAATGGGCCAAAGCAGGAGTAATGATGCGAGAAAGTACAGCTCAGGGGGCAAAGAACGTCTTTGTCGCGGTCACCCCAGGTCACGGGATTGCCTTCCAATACCGCAACTCAACCAACGCTTCTGCGGTTTACGTCAACCCCAACACTAGTTGCTCTTTCCCCAACTGTTGGTTGAGACTGAAGAGAACTGTAAATACCTACACAGCCTACAAATCAAGTAACGGAGTTAGTTGGACCCAGGTTGGAAGTGTGAGTTTCCCCATGAACAACACTGTTTATGATACCTTGGCGGTGACTGCTCACGATGCAACTAAGCTCTCGACCGCAACTTTTGATAAAGTAACTAAAGTCTCCCCTTAA